Proteins from a single region of Desulfolutivibrio sulfoxidireducens:
- a CDS encoding S24 family peptidase, producing MTAPRKKKRPSPTARILPVCLSEARPGNLGRTICAETITIPEQVRGQDLFVVRMDDDTLAPGIRRGAYLGLDRADKRVRSGGIYGVLAPLEGLVVKRAVVDLEARMVVLHDAAKKQPPYRFPLEEFRQRVVGRVVWVFQDF from the coding sequence ATGACCGCCCCTCGCAAAAAAAAACGTCCTTCGCCAACCGCCCGCATCCTGCCCGTCTGCCTTTCCGAGGCCCGTCCCGGCAATCTGGGCCGGACCATCTGCGCCGAAACAATCACCATCCCCGAGCAGGTGCGGGGACAGGACCTTTTCGTGGTGCGCATGGATGACGACACCCTGGCCCCGGGCATCCGCCGGGGGGCCTATCTCGGCCTGGACAGGGCGGACAAGCGGGTTCGTTCCGGGGGGATCTATGGGGTCCTGGCGCCCCTGGAGGGCCTGGTCGTCAAGCGGGCCGTGGTGGACCTGGAGGCGCGGATGGTCGTGCTGCACGACGCGGCCAAGAAACAGCCGCCCTACCGCTTCCCTCTCGAGGAATTCCGGCAACGGGTCGTGGGGCGGGTCGTGTGGGTCTTTCAGGACTTCTGA